ATGTAGCCAATGATGAAATTGTTTCTCCTCTGTTTTATACCACGGGCCCAAAACTCACAGGACCTGAATTTATAGGGGATGACAATTTAAATTTAACGAGCCCCAAGGAGGCCAGAGATAAAGTGGTATCCTATAAAGAAAGAGGATATGATTTTATTAAAACCTATTATGGCCTGACACCAGATATCTTTGATGCGGTTGTTGAACAATCAACCATATCAGATATGGATGTTATTGCGCATCCCTCACAAAAAGTCCCTTATGTATATCACTTTAACCCACAAATAAAATCTATTGAGCACACTGAAGATATTATTCAGCAACCCTTAAATTACAAGCTGGATACCCTAAAATTAGAAGAAGTAATTATTGATTTCAAGAATTTGAATCGAGGCTCGTTTAGCCCGACATTAACGGGCTATTATAATATCTATAACATGCTCACTAATGATGCTGTTTTAGAGTCAGAACAGCTTGATTATATGAACCCTTTGATAAGGAAAGTGGATAGTAAGGCTCAATTTGACAGATGGTATAATACAAAATTGAGTGACCCCAATATTGTTAAATCGATAAAGGATCAGCACGATTTTCATTTATATATTCTTAAAAGGCTGCATCAAGCTGGAGTGCGCATTGTTTGCAGCACGGATGCCGGAATAGGTATTACTACCCCGGGTTTTTCCATCCATCAGGAGCTGGCATTTTACAAAGAAGCCGGACTTTCTAATTACGAAGTTCTTAAAACCGCCACCATAAATGCCTCGGAAACCCATTCAATTATGAATAATATGGGTTCTATTGAGGAGGGCAAAGCTGCTAATTTACTTCTGTTAGACCGCAATCCTCTGGAAGATCTAACGGCCCTGAAAAATCCTTCAACAGTTTTTATAAAAGGGAGGAAGTTGAATCGCGAAACGCTGGACTCATTTGAAGAAAAAGCGGCAAACAGAAAGAACATACTGGTTAGCGCTGTGCGTTATGCCGAAAATCTAATGATTGAAAAATGATTTAAAATAAAATGGCTTTAAAAATTCTTGCCATACTTAATTTAATAATAACCGTTCAGGCCTTGTTTCTTTGCTTGCATTTTATTTTCAAATCCAAGGGCTTAATGATTCTGAACAGATTGCTTGCATTTTTGTGCTTTACATTTGCTGTAATTTCGTTAAACACCTATTTCAGTGTGGCAGGTATATTTTTGCAAGACACGCTGTTACAGGACATTTCAAACAATTTAATGTGGTTTATAGGTCCAGCCTTATATATGTATGTGATTTATAATGATAAAAAACCCGAAAGGCGTTTTATTTATTTCAATACTTTTCCTTTTTTATTTTTAGCCCTTATTAATATACTTTTTGACTGGAAATGGTTTTCAATTGTGGTCCCCTTTATAGGCTTTACACAAATGAGTATTTATTTGTTTTTGTCATTGAAATATTGTTATGAAAACTATTCGAATGCAAAAAGGTATTACAATTGGATTTTACCGTCGATAATCGTGTTTGCCGTTTTGATAGTTGTGAATTTTAGCTTGCATGTATTGGAATCTGTGGGAATTAAGATTTTATCGGATGCTGTACTACAGAGTTTCACATCCTTATTAGTAATACCTATTTTTTATCTGGCCTATAAAGAAATGAATAGTGCAGGTGAATTAGGAATCACTCCCAAAAAGTATCATGGTTCACAAATTTCGGAGGAAAAAACGAATCAATATTTGGCTAAAATTGAAGCGGCCATGATAGAGGATAAATTGTATCTTCAGGAAGACCTGACCCTGCAAAAATTGTCTCGTTCACTTGATATAAGCCCTAAATTCGTATCCCAGGTGATTAATCAAAAGCAGGGAATGAGCTTTTCAGAATATATTTTTAGATTTCGTTTGGAAGAAGTGAAGAAAAGATTAACTGATTCCGGAAACAAGAACAAGACCATATTTGGAATTGCTCAGGAATCAGGTTTTAAATCGAACAGCAGATTTAATTATCTATTTAAAAAACATACCAGGCAGACTCCAAAAGAGTTTCAAAAACTTCATATTCAATAGAATTTTATGCTATTTCATGATATAGCAAAAGGAAGATTCAAATTTTTGGCTGATCTAGTCTATGTTTGTTGAAAACCTATCATTCATGAATTCAACACAGAAAAACACAAAGAAGCAGTTATTTATCTTTTTTATCCTGACCTATGCATTGTCATGGACACTTTTTTTTATCGGTCGTCAGACAGATGTTGTAATACTCATTTTACTGGGTGTTTGGACACCATCATTAACATCGTTATTTCTAACAGGATATTATTACAAGAAAAAAGGACTTTTTCAATTGCTGGGGCGTTTTAAGCGTTTTAAGATCAAATGGTATTGGTGGGTTCTTTTATTATTGCTTCCGGCTTCTATTCATTTCATCGGGCGATCCTTATGGCAATACCTTTATATTGGCGAAATATCTCCTTCAATTTTGAATGTATCCTATTGGCTGGGAGCAATAATTCCATCTTTTTTAATTGCAGGTTTTGGCGAGGAATTAGGATGGAGAGGATTTGCCCTACCTAGATTACAAAAGCATTACTCTCCGATAAAAGCCTCCGTGATTCTGGCATTGGTTCATTTGTGCTGGCATTTGCCAACCTATTGGCTTGATCAGGGAATTCATAATGTACCTTTTGTCTATGTCCTTGCCTTTATTTTTTCCTGGACTTTCATTTTTAACTGGCTTTATAACCGATCCGGAGGAAGTTTGATTTTTGCTGTTGGTTTTCATGCGGTATCAAACGCATCCCTCAGTATTGTTAGTTTTTTCCCTCCCGAAAGTGAAGTTCCAATATCACCGGAACTATTGACAAACTGGTCTTTTCCAATCCAATACGGAGGACCTTATCTTATGGTATGCCTGGTTTACTTTATTGTTGCGGTTCTTGTTGTGACCAAAGGAAAATTCAATGAGGTAAATACAGATATCCCATAGTTTTCCCAAACCTAACTATTTTGATTTAAAAATCGTAAATTAAACTCCATTGGATCCACACTTAATCTTTGGACTTCGGGTGTGGAAATGTATCAGTTAGCTGATTACATAGAAATGTGAGAATTTATAATTTTTATATCGAAAGATGAGCATTAGTAAAAAAGGATTGAATCGTCGTAAGTTTTTAAAGGAAACGACAAAGGCGGCCACAGCAACAGCATTATTTGGATTAACTGGTCCGGAAATTTTCGGAGCTCCGCCAATTAATGAAGAATTTAATCGGGTTCCGAATGTAACACTAAATAATGGGGTTAAAATGCCCATTTTGGGATTTGGCACAAATGTCCTAAACGGGTCTTTAGGAATTCGATGCGTATCTGAAGCTATTTCAGTAGGTTATCGGCTATTAGACACTGCACATATTTACGGTAATGAGGAAGCTGTCGGAAAAGGTATCAAGCAAAGCGGCATAGATAGGAAAGAGTTGTTTGTAACCTCCAAACTTTGGGTGTATGATTCAGGTTATGAAAGTACAAAGAAAGCCTTTGAAACTTCGCTGAAAAAGTTGGATCTTGATTATTTGGACCTTTATCTGATCCATCGTCCGAGAGGAGATGTAAAAGGCTCCTGGAAAGCTATGGAAGAACTTTACCAGGAGGGTAAAATCAGAGGGATTGGAGTGAGCAATTTTTTGCCGGAACAGCTCAATGAATTGAATAGTTATGGAAAAATTGAACCTGTGATCAATCAGATTGAAACCCATGTGTTTTTTCAGGAAAAAATATTATACCCTTTTCTCAAGAATTCATCAACACAGATCGAGGCCTGGTCTCCATTTGCTGCCGGAAGGAATAACATTTTTAGTAACCCGGTCTTGGCATCAATAGGTAAAAAGTACCAAAAGACCAACGCCCAGGTTTGTTTGAGATGGCACTTTCAAAGAGGAGTGGTTGCCATCCCCAGATCCTCTCAAAAGGCTCATATGATGGAAAATATTGATATTTTTAATTTTGAACTTTCCGCTACGGATATGAAAATGATTGAATCCCTGGACCTGAATAGATCTCAATTTCCCGAATGGAGGTGAAAAATTATAAATAATAATAAACCATTTTAAATCAGACCAATATCATGAAAATCTTAGTGTCCCTCTTCTTGATTAGTGCCTTACTGGCTTGTTCATCAAACATGGACGGTAGGTTAAATTCCGATGAACTTGAAGCAAAGATCGATTCGCTGGTTCCCACCCAAGTAAATGATACTACCCCGGGACTCATCGTGGGTATTGTTAAAGGCGGAGAAATCATTTTTAGTAAAGGATATGGTCTGGCAAATTTGTCATACGGGATTGCAAATGATCCCAGCATGGTTTTTAATACGGGATCGGTTACCAAACAATTTCTTGGATATGCTTTTGCTATGTTGCATGTGGAAGGAAAATTAAGTCTTGACGATCCGGTATCTAAACATCTTGAGAATTGGCCCGTGTTTGACCATACCGTTACCCTAAGACATCTTTTGACCCATACGAGTGGTTATCGGGAGGCATATACGATGTCAAATTTATCAGGTAGAATCATCGGAGTTGACCGGCTTTCCCGAGAGGAATGCCTAAATGTCGTCAGAAAGCAACCCCAATTGGAGTTTGTCCCTGGTTCCCGCTGGACGTACAACAGTACGGCCTGGGTTATTTTAGCCGAAGTTTTAGAGAAAGTTACGGGTCAGACGGCAGATGAGTGGGTAGCGATCAATATCTTTGAACCATTAGGGATGAAAGATACCCAAATTGAAAGTTATGTGGGGGAGGTAATATTTAATTCAGCTGAATCTTATGTGTTCAATAAAGAAGAGGGGTATGCCAATCAAGAAAGTAACAGAGCCATTTTTGGTGCGGCTGAAATCTATTCCAATGTTCCGGATTTAGCGAAATGGACTTCAAATTTCCGAACCGCCCAAGTGGGGGGAAGTGAGGTTCATGATTTGTTTTTGACACCCTTTATATTGAACGATGGTACGGATTCTGAATATGCACTTGGAATAGGTGTCGGTACGTACCGTGGGCTAAAAAGATATAGGCATACAGGCGGGCATGAGGCCTTTTCGACCCAGCTCAGCTATTATCCTGATCACGATCTTGGTATAATAACGATCTCAAACTTTGGTGGAAAAGGATGGATTTCCACAGAAAAAATAGCTGATTTATTCCTGGAAAATCACATGACCACTGAGAAGGCAAGAGAATATGCCGAAATTAATTTGGATAAGGAAACATTGGAACAATTTCAAGGGCTTTATCTTTCTTTAGATTTAAACGATTCGTTCACATTGAAAATGGTCGAGGATTCCCTTACCTACGAAGAGGAAGAGAATTTAATTCCGAGGTCACCAAACTCATTTGGTATTGAAGGCTGGAACGGCCTTATGAAAATTGAAAATTTAGAAGATGGAACTACCCGGCTAACGATAGAGAATGGTACAATTGAAACGTATAAAAGAGTTGAAAGATGGTCACCGGAAGTAGCGGAATTAAAAAAATTTGAAGATGATTACTGGAGTGAGGAACTGGAAACACTTTACCACGTGGTTGTAAAAGATGATCAGCTTCAAATAAATCATCGTTGGCTTGGAGATATAATGTTGAAACCCATATCCCCTGATTTGTTTGAAACCGATTGGGGTTATACCATTAAGTTCCTTCGAAGTTCCTCAAATGAAATAGATGGATTAAGTGTGAACAGTGGCCGAACCTTAAACGTTTTGTTTGAACGAATAAATAACTAAATCATGACTGATCTTAAACTCCCTCAATTGCCTTATGGTTCCTGGACCGAAACTCGCGTAACAATTCATTTGATCCTGCAGATTATGGGGAAAACACGACTGGGACTTACGCATCGAAAGAATCACTGGTGGTTCATTACCATTTACGTATCCGCCAGGGGTTTTAGCACCTTTACCATTCCTTTAGACAAAGGTTTATCAAGTCTTGAGATCGAATTGGATGTCCTGCAGAAGGCCGTAACAATATCACATAGTGAAAAGGGGACTACACAGATTAAGTTGGAATCGGGCTTGACGGTCGCTCATTTTTACAAGCGTTATATGGGGGAGATTTCAAAATTGGGTTTAACTCCAAAATTTATCCCTAAACCTTTTGACATGGGAATTGACAAACCTTTTGAAGAACTAGAGGATTATAGTTCCTTTGATTGGAATGCAATTCGCAGATTCTGGCAATTGATGCAGTGGAATAACTCTATATTTAAGGAATTCAGCGGACGTTTTTATGGAAAAACATGTCCTGTTCAAATTTATTGGCACCACATGGACCTGGCCGTCACTCGATTTTCGGGAAAAAAACTGCCACCTATGGATAAATCGGTACGAATTTCAGATCGTGACGCCTATTCCCATGAACAGATCAGTTGTGGTTTTTGGGTTGGTGACGATACAATTCCGGAACCTATGTATTATTCTTACACCTATCCGTCCCCGGAAGGTTTAGACAAGGAAACTTTAAAGCCCGAATCAGCAAAGTGGGCGGATAGTAATGGAAGTCCAATGGCCCTTTTAAGTTATGATGATGTAAGGTCACGGCCAGACCCAAGGCAGGCTGTGCTTGATTTCTTGGAGAGTTCCTATCTGGCTGGAGCTGAACTTTCAGGATGGAAAGTAAAAGAGCTTACCACCCCTTCTTTAAAGGATGTCTAAAAGTTTGATCGAAGAATAATCTTTATTTTAATTAAGTATTTTATGAAATCAGTATTGCATTTATCCCATAGCCGCGGACATGCCAACCATGGTTGGCTGGAATCCTATCATACCTTTAGTTTTGCCAATTATCATGACGCCAACAGGATACATTTTGGGGCCCTGCGTGTGTTGAATGACGATACGGTTCACCGAGGTAAAGGATTTGGAACACATCCTCATAAGGATATGGAAATCATTTCGATACCTCTGGAAGGTGATCTTGAACACAAGGACAGTATGGGAAATGTAACAGTTATTCGTGAAGGGGACGTTCAGGTAATGAGTGCGGGTACAGGCGTGATGCATAGTGAGTACAATAAAAATCAGGACCAGCCGGTCAAATTTCTGCAAATCTGGGTATTTCCCAACAAAAAAGGGGTCCAACCACGCTATGATCAAATTTCAATTCGGGATGTTGAGAAGTCGAATCAGTTTTATCAGATCCTTTCCCCAAATCCTGAAGATCAGGGGGTATGGATCAATCAAGATGCATGGTTCAGTTTGGGTAAATTTGATTCTGGAGTTAAAGAGAAATACGTTGTGAAGGGTCAGGATAGTGGAGTTTATTTTTTCGTCCTGGAAGGGGAGGTTGAGATTAACGGTCAAAAACTAGGCAGAAGAGACGGCTTAGGCGTCTGGGAAGCAAATGAAATGCGGCTGACCTCGCTGTCCAGCAGCCGAGTACTTTTGATGGAAGTTCCCTTGGCGTTCAATTAGCTTCGAGAACATCTGAACTGAAATTATTATATTTATCAAATGCAGAAAACCATCGGTAATGGTATTTTGAGTCAATCCATTCCAGAACGAATTGAATCTTCCAAATAATCAGGCAGAAAACAATAAATGTAAATTAAATGATGAATCAAATGCAAGGACAGTTTCGTTTTGCTTATTTCACTGATAAGTATCAGGAAACCTACGAATTTTACCTGAAATGGCTGGGCCTTGACTTGGCGCATGACTGGGATAGAAACGAACATGATAAAGGAGCGGTTTTTAAAGCAGGTGGTGGATTGATAGAAATTATGCTTCGTCCTGAGGGAGATGAATACAGGTATCAGGGCCTGGACTACAGGATTTCTCAAGGTGCCTTTATGGTTATTCAGGTTTCTGATGTTGATGAACTTTTTAATAAATATCAGTCAAAGGGAATTCCTTTTAAACAAGAAATAGTAAGTCAGCCATGGGGACACAGAAGCTTTTCCGTTCTGGAACCAAACGGACTGATTTTATTTTTCTTTGAAGAGCAATTTAAGGCCTGAATATTTCAATTTCAACTTTATGAAACAAAGTAAACCCTCGGATAACATAGAGTTTAAATGTGGGATTTCCATGAATAACAGATTCATGCTTGCACCACTGACCAACCAGCAAAGTCATGAAGACGGAAGTCTTTCCGAAGATGAATTGAACTGGCTTTCGATGAGGGCAAAGGGTGGGTTTGGACTGGTAATGACATGTGCCTCTCACATCCAGGAAAATGGAAAAGGATTTGAAGGGCAACTCGGTATTTTTTCAGATGCACAGATTTCAGGACATAAACGTTTAACGGATGCTTTGCGCCAACAGGGTAGTGTTTCAGTAATCCAACTCTTTCATGCCGGATTAAGGTCTCCAAAAGAATTGATTGGACAATCACCTGTATGTCCTTCTGACAATGAAAAGTATGGCGCCAGAGGCCTCTCAACGGATGAGGTTTCTGAATTAAAAAGCAACTTTATTCAGGCTGCGGTCCGAGCAAAGAAAAGTGGTTATGACGGGGTTGAAATTCATGGGGCTCACGGTTATATCATTTGTCAATTTTTGAGTGCAAGGATCAATCAAAGGACGGATGAATACGGAGGAAATCTTGAAAACAGATCACGATTATTGTTTGAAATCGTAAAAGGAATCAGAGAATTATGTGGGCCTTCCTTTTTACTCGGTGTCAGATTATCCCCGGAGCGATTTGGTATGGATATCGGAGAGATTAAATGGATATGTAAGCAACTTATACGGGAAGGAAAGATTGATTTTTTAGATATCTCTCTGTGGGATTACGATAAATTTCCGGAAGATGAGAAGTACAGAGATAAAAATCTTTTAAGTCATTTTTCCGAAATCGATTTTGAAAAAGTTAAATGGACCGTTGCCGGGAAAATAAGAGACGGTTCGGATGTATCAAGAGTTCTGGAATCAGGAGTTGATTTTGTGACCATTGGTCGATCCGCAATTCTCCACCATGATTTCCCAAGAAAGGTTATGGCGGATGAAGGTTTTAAATCGGCTGAAACTCCTGTTAATGAGAGTTATCTTCTCAGTGAAGGATTAAGTAGTAAATTCGTGAATTATATGAATAGATGGCCGGGTTTTGTGAATTTAGGAACGTAAAAAAAGAAAAATGATGAAAAACGTATTTTTAATAATAGTAGGTGTATTGACGTCTTTGGCGGTCTCAGCCCAGTCTGTTATCGGGGCCTGGGAAGCTTATCACACTTCCGAAAGTGGAGAGTCTCTCAGAAGTGTTGTAATTTTTTCGCATGGATACCAGGTACTGTCAACCTTTAACGCGGAATCTGGAAAATTTATTCATTCTAATGGCGGGTCCTGGAAATTAGTTGGTAATTCAATGACAGAAAAAGTTGAGTTTCATACAGATGATGCTGACAAGGTTGGGATGGAATCCACTTTTCAGGTGATGATTACTGATTCGGTTATGGGAATAGTTGGCGACGATATGAAGTTTAAAAGAATCGATGACGGAGCTCCGGGCAAACTTCAGGGTGCTTGGTTGATGTCAGGCAGAAAAAGAGACGGAGAAATACGCAGCCGTGATACGAATCGGCCCAGAAAAACGATGAAAATTTTGTCTGGAACCAGGTTCCAATGGATTGCTTATAATACGGAAACAAGAGCGTTTATGGGTACAGGAGGAGGTACGTATACTACGGTTGATGGCAAGTATACTGAGAATATAGAGTTTTTTTCAAGAGATGACACCCGAGTAGGAGCCAGTTTGGAGTTTGATTACAAGTTGGAAGGGGAAAACTGGCACCATTCAGGTCTATCGAGTAAGGGCAGTCCGATCTATGAAATTTGGAGCCCAAGGGAATAGGGCTGGATACATTTAATCAGGTATAAAGTTGATGAAATATGAATTTTGAACAATTCCCGGAAATAAAAACCGAAAGGCTATTGTTACGCAAAATTGAGTTATCGGATTCAGCGGAAATTCTATTTTTACGTTCAAACGAAATAGTCAATCAATTTATTGAAAGGCCTGAAAGCAGAAAGACGAAGACGCATTCCGATGCCGTCAGGTTCATCAATGAAATCAACGAAGCTTTTGAAAATGGAGAATCCATTACATGGGGAATAGCTTTAAATAAAAACCCGAAAATTATTGGTACCATATGTTTATGGAATTTTTCAGTGGACCAAAATATTGCAGAGGTAGGTTATGATTTAAATCCTGAGTTCCATGGAATGGGAGTGATGAGCGAGGCTCTAAAAAATGTAATTATATTCGGTTTTAATAGATTGAATTTAAGCAGTTTAGAAGCATTTACCGATAGAAGAAATAAAGGTTCGAAGAAGTTGTTGGAGAAAATAGGGTTTCATCGGAATGTTGATCGACTAGATAAGCATAACACGTTTAATGAGATATTCGAGTTAATAAGACACACTTGGGAGATTCAGAAAATGAATAGCGTATAAAATGAGTTATTATCCCAATTCATAAATCCATGAAGATTTTTTTATTTCTCATATACTTTATTGCATTAGCGGCTTTTACAGACGGTCTAAGTCTGGGAAAGCTGAATTATATGGAGTATCATAATACCATAAATTATGCGGAACAATTTGTGAGTGATGAGCGGTATGAAGAGGCCTTGATCAAATATGTTGAGGTTTTTAATACCTATGATTTTGTGTTTTTGAGGGACTATAAGGTGGCCGCTCAACTGGCTTTTTATCTCGACAAAAAAGAGATGGTTGTTGAAATAATTCAGGAGGGATTCCAATCAGGATGGAAGTTGAAAGATTTAAAAAAGAATAAGTTTCTAAGCGCGTTGAAAAAGCAACCTGAATGGAAGGAACTGGAAGAATCATATGATCCAATGAATGAAATTTATCTTTCCAAAATAGATCCAGCGCTGGAATTGAAGGCGCACAACATGTTCAAGAAAGATCAAAAAAAAGCATTGGGGGCCCTTTTCAGGATAGGAGACAAATCACAGATAGAATATGCGGAAAAGAAATTTGCACCTCATAGCGAAAAACAGATAATCACTCTGTTGGAAATTTTTAATAATGAAGGTTATCCAGGTGAAAAGATCATTGGCAACGATTTTTGGATATCAACAATTATTAGCCATCATAATTCTATTTCTAAAAATTATTCAAGAAAGGATACCTTGTACCCGCATATTCGGCCCACACTGAAGAAATTTCTTGAAAAAGGAGAAATATCTCCCTATGAATTTGCTTTGATAGATGACTGGTACATGGCAACCATAGATGATCATTCAGCAGTGGGTTATGGATTTATTAAGAATGCAAAAAAATCATCACTTGAAGAAACGAATCAATTACGAAAGAAAATTGGCCTGCGTTCTGTTGAACTTCGGAACACACTAATTGAGGTTGAATTAAAAACCGGCATGAATTTTTATCTTCCTGATTGGACAGAGGGCGAGATTGAAATTGAATAAATTATCGTTTTGTTAACATGGTATTTTGATGAAAAATTTCTTTTTCAAGTATTTTAGTCTTTATAATTATGAATTCTTGAATTGAAATTTCTATTAATTAGTATATTTTTGCCATTTTGAGGGAAAAGAGAAGAAAGTTGCTAACACAACTGTTAAATTATGGTATTTTATATCAACAAGAAATCTGAAACTATAGAAAATTAAAAACATCCATTTAAGAATAAATAAATGACTGAAGAATTATTAGAATACGAAGGACTTGAAAAAATCAAGGTTGATTTTCAATATTTGGTGACCTTGTTTAAAGAGATGCTGATCTCAATTGGTGAGGAGGATTTGGCAGCTGGTCTGTCTTTTGACGGCGGAGGGGAGCCAGAGAAAATTGATGTGTCCAACGAAAAACTTACCCAGGCGCTAGGTATCTGTTTTGAGCTTTTGAATCTGGCTGAGGAGAATGCGGCTACACAATACAGAAGAAAATCCGAAACAAAGTTTGGTGTTGAATCCATAAGAGGATCCTGGGGAGAAACCTTGCATAAATGGAAAATTGACGGGGTCGATCAAAATGAAATTGCAAAGAAATTAAGAGAGGTGAAGGTCGTGCCCGTATTAACGGCGCATCCAACAGAAGCAAAACGTCTTACCGTATTGGATATTCACCGGGAGTTATATCTTCTACTTGTAAAAAAGGAAAATCCAAATTGGTCAACATCAGAGCAATACGGACTCAAACAGGAAATCACAAGTCTCATGGAACGCTGGTGGCGAACGGGAGAGATCTATCTCCAAAAACCACGTCTTGAAGACGAAAGAAACAACCTTATGCATTATTTTGAGAACGTGTTCCCTGAGGCTGTAAGATTAACCGATAAGAGGTTGAGCGACGCCTGGGCTGGATTGGAATTTTCTCCGGAACTCTTGCAATGGCCGGAACATTTTCCGCTAATTCAATTTGGCAGCTGGGTAGGCGGTGATAGGGATGGACATCCTTATGTGACTGCAGAGTTCACTGCCTCAACGCTAAGATTGCATAGAAATGCGGCGCTTAAAATGCTTCGCAAGCAATTATTTGAATTGGCCGGACGATTGA
This DNA window, taken from Lutimonas zeaxanthinifaciens, encodes the following:
- a CDS encoding VOC family protein, with the translated sequence MMNQMQGQFRFAYFTDKYQETYEFYLKWLGLDLAHDWDRNEHDKGAVFKAGGGLIEIMLRPEGDEYRYQGLDYRISQGAFMVIQVSDVDELFNKYQSKGIPFKQEIVSQPWGHRSFSVLEPNGLILFFFEEQFKA
- a CDS encoding NADH:flavin oxidoreductase; its protein translation is MKQSKPSDNIEFKCGISMNNRFMLAPLTNQQSHEDGSLSEDELNWLSMRAKGGFGLVMTCASHIQENGKGFEGQLGIFSDAQISGHKRLTDALRQQGSVSVIQLFHAGLRSPKELIGQSPVCPSDNEKYGARGLSTDEVSELKSNFIQAAVRAKKSGYDGVEIHGAHGYIICQFLSARINQRTDEYGGNLENRSRLLFEIVKGIRELCGPSFLLGVRLSPERFGMDIGEIKWICKQLIREGKIDFLDISLWDYDKFPEDEKYRDKNLLSHFSEIDFEKVKWTVAGKIRDGSDVSRVLESGVDFVTIGRSAILHHDFPRKVMADEGFKSAETPVNESYLLSEGLSSKFVNYMNRWPGFVNLGT
- a CDS encoding DUF5996 family protein: MTDLKLPQLPYGSWTETRVTIHLILQIMGKTRLGLTHRKNHWWFITIYVSARGFSTFTIPLDKGLSSLEIELDVLQKAVTISHSEKGTTQIKLESGLTVAHFYKRYMGEISKLGLTPKFIPKPFDMGIDKPFEELEDYSSFDWNAIRRFWQLMQWNNSIFKEFSGRFYGKTCPVQIYWHHMDLAVTRFSGKKLPPMDKSVRISDRDAYSHEQISCGFWVGDDTIPEPMYYSYTYPSPEGLDKETLKPESAKWADSNGSPMALLSYDDVRSRPDPRQAVLDFLESSYLAGAELSGWKVKELTTPSLKDV
- a CDS encoding CPBP family intramembrane glutamic endopeptidase, with the protein product MNSTQKNTKKQLFIFFILTYALSWTLFFIGRQTDVVILILLGVWTPSLTSLFLTGYYYKKKGLFQLLGRFKRFKIKWYWWVLLLLLPASIHFIGRSLWQYLYIGEISPSILNVSYWLGAIIPSFLIAGFGEELGWRGFALPRLQKHYSPIKASVILALVHLCWHLPTYWLDQGIHNVPFVYVLAFIFSWTFIFNWLYNRSGGSLIFAVGFHAVSNASLSIVSFFPPESEVPISPELLTNWSFPIQYGGPYLMVCLVYFIVAVLVVTKGKFNEVNTDIP
- a CDS encoding amidohydrolase family protein, encoding MKIIKRIFKFFLILSGAILLLLLVAIGIDTYRTGYLKVKNIEFSDNDSYLIINVNIIPMNQDTVLTDKMVHVKDGVIQKIGDQIELEGVEIIDAGNRFLTPGLIDMHVHIWDRYELGLYLSKGITAVRNLWGMPMHLRIKQDVANDEIVSPLFYTTGPKLTGPEFIGDDNLNLTSPKEARDKVVSYKERGYDFIKTYYGLTPDIFDAVVEQSTISDMDVIAHPSQKVPYVYHFNPQIKSIEHTEDIIQQPLNYKLDTLKLEEVIIDFKNLNRGSFSPTLTGYYNIYNMLTNDAVLESEQLDYMNPLIRKVDSKAQFDRWYNTKLSDPNIVKSIKDQHDFHLYILKRLHQAGVRIVCSTDAGIGITTPGFSIHQELAFYKEAGLSNYEVLKTATINASETHSIMNNMGSIEEGKAANLLLLDRNPLEDLTALKNPSTVFIKGRKLNRETLDSFEEKAANRKNILVSAVRYAENLMIEK
- a CDS encoding helix-turn-helix domain-containing protein, with the protein product MALKILAILNLIITVQALFLCLHFIFKSKGLMILNRLLAFLCFTFAVISLNTYFSVAGIFLQDTLLQDISNNLMWFIGPALYMYVIYNDKKPERRFIYFNTFPFLFLALINILFDWKWFSIVVPFIGFTQMSIYLFLSLKYCYENYSNAKRYYNWILPSIIVFAVLIVVNFSLHVLESVGIKILSDAVLQSFTSLLVIPIFYLAYKEMNSAGELGITPKKYHGSQISEEKTNQYLAKIEAAMIEDKLYLQEDLTLQKLSRSLDISPKFVSQVINQKQGMSFSEYIFRFRLEEVKKRLTDSGNKNKTIFGIAQESGFKSNSRFNYLFKKHTRQTPKEFQKLHIQ
- a CDS encoding aldo/keto reductase, which translates into the protein MSISKKGLNRRKFLKETTKAATATALFGLTGPEIFGAPPINEEFNRVPNVTLNNGVKMPILGFGTNVLNGSLGIRCVSEAISVGYRLLDTAHIYGNEEAVGKGIKQSGIDRKELFVTSKLWVYDSGYESTKKAFETSLKKLDLDYLDLYLIHRPRGDVKGSWKAMEELYQEGKIRGIGVSNFLPEQLNELNSYGKIEPVINQIETHVFFQEKILYPFLKNSSTQIEAWSPFAAGRNNIFSNPVLASIGKKYQKTNAQVCLRWHFQRGVVAIPRSSQKAHMMENIDIFNFELSATDMKMIESLDLNRSQFPEWR
- a CDS encoding pirin family protein, yielding MKSVLHLSHSRGHANHGWLESYHTFSFANYHDANRIHFGALRVLNDDTVHRGKGFGTHPHKDMEIISIPLEGDLEHKDSMGNVTVIREGDVQVMSAGTGVMHSEYNKNQDQPVKFLQIWVFPNKKGVQPRYDQISIRDVEKSNQFYQILSPNPEDQGVWINQDAWFSLGKFDSGVKEKYVVKGQDSGVYFFVLEGEVEINGQKLGRRDGLGVWEANEMRLTSLSSSRVLLMEVPLAFN
- a CDS encoding serine hydrolase domain-containing protein, with protein sequence MKILVSLFLISALLACSSNMDGRLNSDELEAKIDSLVPTQVNDTTPGLIVGIVKGGEIIFSKGYGLANLSYGIANDPSMVFNTGSVTKQFLGYAFAMLHVEGKLSLDDPVSKHLENWPVFDHTVTLRHLLTHTSGYREAYTMSNLSGRIIGVDRLSREECLNVVRKQPQLEFVPGSRWTYNSTAWVILAEVLEKVTGQTADEWVAINIFEPLGMKDTQIESYVGEVIFNSAESYVFNKEEGYANQESNRAIFGAAEIYSNVPDLAKWTSNFRTAQVGGSEVHDLFLTPFILNDGTDSEYALGIGVGTYRGLKRYRHTGGHEAFSTQLSYYPDHDLGIITISNFGGKGWISTEKIADLFLENHMTTEKAREYAEINLDKETLEQFQGLYLSLDLNDSFTLKMVEDSLTYEEEENLIPRSPNSFGIEGWNGLMKIENLEDGTTRLTIENGTIETYKRVERWSPEVAELKKFEDDYWSEELETLYHVVVKDDQLQINHRWLGDIMLKPISPDLFETDWGYTIKFLRSSSNEIDGLSVNSGRTLNVLFERINN